In a single window of the Littorina saxatilis isolate snail1 linkage group LG3, US_GU_Lsax_2.0, whole genome shotgun sequence genome:
- the LOC138963247 gene encoding alpha-crystallin B chain-like — protein MSLTPYLRGFWEDPWEGQNHPSRIYDQHFGTVVPDDIFLRPAFGPLQRRAPLQTGLSEVVNNDKEFRVSVDVQHFKPEELEIKTKDNRVFIHARHEDRPDEHGFIMREFTRQYVLPKDVDPATVTSTLCKDGVLVLKAPKKALEAPKENKILIKREK, from the exons atgtctctcacaccatacCTCCGTGGCTTTTGGGAAGACCCTTGGGAGGGGCAAAACCATCCGTCTCGTATCTACGACCAGCATTTTGGCACTGTTGTGCCAGACGATATTTTTTTACGACCAGCGTTTGGACCTCTGCAGCGGCGCGCACCTCTCCAGACAGGTTTGTCAGAG gtGGTCAACAATGACAAAGAGTTTAGAGTGAGCGTTGATGTCCAGCACTTCAAACCAGAAGAACTTGAGATCAAGACAAAGGACAACCGTGTTTTTATCCATGCCAGGCATGAGGACAGACCTGATGAACATGGCTTTATCATGAGGGAATTCACTCGCCAATACGTCCTTCCAAAG GATGTTGACCCAGCTACAGTGACCTCGACTTTGTGCAAAGACGGTGTGCTGGTTCTGAAAGCCCCGAAGAAGGCGCTTGAGGCTCCGAAGGAGAACAAGATCCTGATCAAACGTGAGAAGTGA